In one Thermococcus sp. 2319x1 genomic region, the following are encoded:
- a CDS encoding DUF835 domain-containing protein, producing the protein MSINFAMFSLAKDVIEEGAYLALFYSPFAFGILKNFLGIFTSSGKQKGSEGLLPSGAYIYPSLDVDYLITEVLGNREIIAVARNPHLFEKYEIPLLWLSKVEKENAVSPTHLEKILHWAVTTITNEHALIFDGVEYLILENGFEPVFRFLVNLKDQILLKNSVLVLVVDERALEEKHAFLLQREFKKIL; encoded by the coding sequence ATGAGCATTAATTTTGCAATGTTCTCTCTCGCAAAAGATGTCATTGAAGAAGGGGCCTACCTTGCTCTTTTTTATAGTCCTTTTGCTTTTGGGATACTGAAAAACTTTCTTGGGATTTTCACTTCAAGTGGTAAGCAAAAGGGGAGTGAAGGATTGCTTCCATCTGGTGCGTATATCTACCCTTCACTGGACGTTGATTATCTCATCACCGAAGTTCTTGGAAACAGGGAGATAATTGCAGTCGCCAGAAATCCCCATCTTTTTGAAAAGTATGAAATCCCCCTTCTGTGGCTGAGCAAAGTGGAAAAGGAGAATGCTGTCAGCCCAACTCACCTTGAAAAGATTCTTCACTGGGCTGTGACAACGATTACCAATGAGCATGCTTTGATTTTTGATGGTGTTGAATACCTTATTTTGGAAAACGGGTTTGAGCCTGTTTTTAGATTCCTCGTTAATTTAAAGGACCAAATTCTCCTTAAAAACTCGGTTCTCGTCCTTGTAGTTGATGAAAGAGCCTTAGAAGAAAAGCATGCCTTTCTCCTGCAGAGGGAGTTCAAAAAGATTCTCTAA
- the coaBC gene encoding bifunctional phosphopantothenoylcysteine decarboxylase/phosphopantothenate--cysteine ligase CoaBC, translated as MLHHVKLIYATKSRKLVGKKIVLAIPGSIAAVECVKLARELIRHGAEVHAVMSENAQKIIHPYAMEFATGNRVITEITGFVEHVELAGEHENKADLILVCPATANTISKIACGIDDTPVTTVVTTAFAHTPIMIAPAMHSTMYDHPIVRENIEKLKKLGVEFIGPRFEEGKAKVASIDEIVYRVIKKLHKKDLAGKRVLVTAGATREYIDPIRFITNRSSGKMGVAIAEEADFRGAEVTLIKTEGSAPSFVENQIEVETVGEMLEAIERELSSKKYDVVVLAAAVSDFTPKEKAGKKIKSGQPLILELVPTPKIIQRVKEIQPDVFLVGFKAEYGVSEEELIEQARKQIEKAKSDVVIANRGEVAFGSEVNEVYWVTKKGYEKFPLMSKRELAEKIWDKIVEILK; from the coding sequence ATGCTCCATCACGTCAAGCTTATATACGCAACGAAAAGCAGGAAGCTTGTTGGAAAGAAGATAGTACTTGCCATACCGGGGAGCATAGCGGCTGTGGAGTGTGTCAAGCTTGCGAGAGAGCTCATAAGACACGGTGCCGAGGTTCATGCGGTTATGAGTGAAAATGCCCAGAAGATAATTCACCCCTATGCCATGGAGTTCGCCACCGGTAACAGGGTTATCACGGAGATCACGGGTTTTGTCGAGCATGTTGAGCTTGCCGGAGAGCATGAAAACAAGGCAGATTTGATTCTTGTTTGTCCGGCAACGGCCAACACCATATCAAAAATAGCCTGCGGGATTGACGATACTCCAGTCACCACCGTGGTAACAACCGCTTTTGCCCATACACCAATAATGATTGCCCCGGCAATGCATTCAACAATGTACGATCATCCGATAGTTAGGGAGAACATAGAGAAGCTCAAAAAGCTTGGAGTTGAATTTATCGGGCCGAGGTTTGAAGAAGGGAAAGCTAAAGTGGCGAGCATCGATGAGATTGTTTACCGTGTGATTAAAAAGCTCCACAAGAAGGATCTTGCCGGAAAGAGAGTTTTAGTGACTGCCGGGGCAACGAGAGAATACATTGATCCAATAAGGTTCATCACAAACAGGAGCAGTGGAAAGATGGGGGTAGCTATTGCTGAAGAGGCCGATTTTAGAGGAGCTGAGGTCACTTTGATAAAAACCGAGGGAAGTGCGCCGAGCTTTGTGGAGAACCAGATTGAAGTTGAAACGGTTGGAGAGATGCTCGAGGCAATAGAGCGGGAGCTTTCGAGCAAGAAGTACGATGTCGTGGTTTTGGCAGCGGCTGTAAGTGATTTTACCCCCAAAGAGAAAGCGGGAAAAAAGATAAAGAGCGGCCAACCTTTGATCCTTGAGCTCGTCCCAACGCCGAAGATAATCCAGAGGGTCAAGGAAATCCAACCTGATGTCTTTCTTGTGGGCTTCAAGGCGGAGTATGGAGTTAGTGAGGAAGAACTAATCGAGCAGGCGAGAAAGCAAATAGAAAAGGCGAAGAGCGACGTGGTGATAGCTAACAGGGGAGAGGTTGCATTTGGAAGTGAAGTGAACGAAGTCTACTGGGTTACCAAAAAAGGTTATGAGAAATTCCCACTAATGAGCAAGAGGGAGCTGGCGGAGAAGATATGGGACAAGATTGTGGAAATTTTAAAGTAA